One segment of Pyricularia oryzae 70-15 chromosome 3, whole genome shotgun sequence DNA contains the following:
- a CDS encoding eukaryotic translation initiation factor 3 subunit C, producing the protein MSRFFRGGNESSSESSSDEEELYSEEEEEELEDEGDDSDNDGSGDDDSDSDSDADAGGKKKGAAKFLVDDDSSDEEDSDAEVTTKVKSAKDKRLDELESTVTAIANGMKINDWGSIATEFDKLNRQAEKLRTGTTAPKMYIKSIADLEDFMNETLAKQKVTPKKMNATNARGLNAVKQRIKKNNKEYQAQIDAYKADEFEFMMDTEDEEEPAPKPKKAAKVSFDEATAEDEEDDEGFARVGKGGKTLQFTPESIFKHLRSILESRGKKNTDRGEQIKIMEKLGEIAQTPYQRIRVLLALVSSRFDIGTSAGAALSVEHWKAAEKELSLLLTVLDENKDHIVLESAEEWDDDEKPPTLEKGEKYIKIPGSIVSYTERLDDELTRSLQAIDPHTSEYIDRLSDEGALYNIIFRAQLYYEGLRKDASLEIPQESLNRAIMRRLDHVYFKPAQVIKILEENSWKAVGDKASNITPREQTVEAAQLVNVLCNYLFANSEGIHRARAMLCQIYFLALHDDYYKSRDMMLMSHLQETISSFDVLTQILYNRTLVQVGLCAFRKGLVYDAQNTLQDICGSGRQKELLAQGVMIQRFNQVSPEQERLERQRQLPFHMHINLELLECVYLTCSMLLEIPLLAQTGSSPDIKKRIISKTYRRMLEYHERQIFTGPPENTRDHVMQASKALAAGEWKKATSFIHSIKIWELMPNADAIKTMLAKQIQEEGLRTYLFTYAPFYDTLSIETLSNMFELESTKISAVVSKMISHEELAAALDQVKQTVIFRKGVELSRLQSLALTLSDKASSLIESNERTLEQRTQGTSNAFERQGGRGGRGGGRGRGGGRGGPRFGGNTQRQAGGTQFTGGALGAAVRA; encoded by the exons ATGTCTCGATTTTTCCGCGGCGGCAACGAGAGCTCTAGCGAGAGCAGctccgacgaggaggagcttTACTccgaagaggaggaggaagaactCGAAGATGAGGGAGATGACTCCGACAACGACGGTTCTGGCGATGATGATTCCGACTCCGACTCCGACGCCGACGCTggcggcaagaagaagggtgCGGCAAAGTTCTTGGTGGACGACGACTCCTCAGATGAGGAAGACAGCGATGCAGAGGTGACCACAAAAGTCAAGAGTGCCAAGGACAAGCGCCTCGATGAGCTCGAGTCTACAGTGACGGCCATCGCAAATGGCATGAAGATCAACGACTGGGGCTCTATTGCGACAG AGTTCGACAAGCTCAACCGCCAGGCTGAGAAGCTGCGCACTGGTACAACTGCTCCCAAGATGTACATCAAGTCTATCGCAGATTTGGAAGACTTCATGAACGAGACTCTGGCCAAGCAAAAGGTTACCCCCAAGAAGATGAACGCCACAAATGCTCGCGGTCTGAACGCCGTCAAGCAGCGCATCAAGAAGAACAACAAGGAGTACCAGGCACAAATCGATGCCTACAAGGCCGACGAGTTCGAGTTTATGATGGACAcagaggatgaggaggaacCGGCACCAAAGCCCAAGAAGGCGGCCAAGGTCTCCTTTGACGAGGCCACTGcagaggacgaggaagatgacGAGGGCTTCGCGAGGGTTGGCAAGGGTGGCAAGACCCTGCAGTTCACCCCCGAGAGCATCTTCAAGCACCTGCGGTCAATTCTGGAGTCTCGTGGTAAGAAGAACACCGATCGTGGCGAGCAGATCAAGATCATGGAAAAGCTTGGCGAGATTGCCCAGACACCATACCAACGGATTCGTGTTCTCCTCGCACTCGTCTCTTCACGCTTCGATATCGGTACCAGCGCAGGCGCGGCTCTGTCTGTCGAGCACTGGAAGGCTGCAGAGAAGGAGCTGTCTCTCCTGCTGACCGTCCTCGACGAGAACAAGGATCACATTGTTCTGGAGAGCGCCGAGGAgtgggacgacgacgaaaagccCCCTACCCTCGAGAAGGGCGAAAAGTACATCAAGATCCCTGGAAGCATCGTGTCCTACACGGAAAGGCTTGATGACGAGCTTACCCGCTCTCTCCAAGCCATCGACCCTCACACCTCAGAGTACATCGACAGGCTGAGTGACGAGGGTGCTCTGTACAACATCATTTTCCGTGCCCAGCTTTACTACGAGGGTCTTCGCAAGGATGCCTCGCTCGAGATCCCTCAGGAGAGCTTGAACCGTGCCATCATGCGCCGTCTTGATCACGTTTACTTCAAG CCCGCTCAAGTCATCAAGATTCTCGAAGAGAACAGCTGGAAGGCTGTTGGTGACAAGGCTTCCAACATCACTCCCCGTGAGCAGACAGTGGAGGCCGCCCAACTGGTCAACGTCCTTTGCAACTACCTCTTTGCCAACAGCGAGGGCATCCACAGGGCACGAGCGATGCTGTGCCAGATCTACTTCTTGGCTCTGCACGATGACTACTACAAGTCTCGTGATATGATGCTCATGTCTCACTTGCAAGAGACCATCAGCAGCTTCGACGTCCTCACCCAGATTCTTTACAACAGGACACTTGTCCAGGTTGGTCTCTGTGCCTTCCGCAAGGGTCTGGTTTACGATGCTCAGAACACTCTGCAAGACATTTGCGGCAGTGGTAGGCAGAAAGAGCTGCTCGCTCAGGGTGTGATGATCCAGAGGTTCAACCAGGTCTCGCCAGAGCAGGAGAGGTTAGAGAGGCAAAGGCAGCTGCCCTTCCACATGCACATCAACTTGGAGTTGCTGGAGTGTGTCTACCTCACGTGCAGCATGCTGCTCGAGATTCCTCTGCTGGCCCAGACTGGCTCATCGCCCGACATCAAGAAGCGCATCATCAGCAAGACGTACAGGCGCATGCTTGAGTACCACGAGAGGCAAATCTTCACTGGACCCCCGGAGAACACCAGGGACCACGTGATGCAGGCATCCAAAGCCCTTGCCGCTGGCGAGTGGAAGAAGGCCACGTCCTTCATCCACAGCATCAAGATCTGGGAGTTGATGCCTAACGCCGACGCCATCAAGACCATGCTTGCCAAGCAGATCCAGGAGGAGGGTCTGAGGACATACCTTTTCACATACGCTCCCTTCTACGACACATTGAGCATTGAGACGCTGAGCAACATGTTCGAGCTCGAGTCAACCAAGATCTCGGCCGTTGTGAGCAAAATGATCAGCCACGAGGAGCTTGCCGCTGCCCTCGACCAAGTCAAGCAAACCGTCATCTTCCGCAAGGGTGTCGAGCTCAGCCGTCTGCAGAGCCTTGCCCTTACCCTCTCAGACAAGGCCAGCTCGCTCATCGAGTCAAACGAGCGTACGTTGGAGCAGAGGACCCAGGGCACAAGCAACGCGTTCGAGAGGCAGGGCGGCAGGGGTGGCCGCGGCGGTGGCCGAGGCAGAGGCGGCGGCAGGGGAGGCCCGCGGTTTGGCGGCAACACACAGCGGCAAGCTGGTGGCACGCAGTTCACCGGTGGAGCGCTGGGTGCGGCTGTACGTGCGTAG
- a CDS encoding pre-mRNA-processing-splicing factor 8, whose amino-acid sequence MAIPPPPPGWGPPPPPPSAPPPPPSSALPPPPSVPAPPPPGYRPSNDSHAAKFEQKKKEWLRMQRNRFGEKRKSGFVETQKADMPPEHLRKIVKDIGDVSQKKYTNDKRSYLGALKFMPHAVMKLLENMPMPWESAREVKVLYHVNGCLTLVNEIPRVIEPVYHAQWATMWLVMRQEKQTRMLFKRMRFPPFDDEEPPLSWSENIEGVEPLEPIQLELDEEEDEAVYEWFYDHRPLLDTPHVNGPSYKTWNLTLQQMATLYRLSTPLLTNTIDPNYFYLFERNSFFTAKALNVALPGGPRFEPLYKDIDPNDEDFGEFNAIDRIIFRNPVRNESRVAFPYLYNHLPRSVQISWYSHPQIVYKQPENPDLPAFHFDMSINPISSRAVAPRNISVSHEDEIFGAGNNEEPEDEVFELPPALEPFLDGEDLYNEDTASAIQLWWAPFPFDRRSGRMVRAQDVPMVKQWYLEHCPPKQPVKVRVSYQKLLKTYVLNELHTKKPKSLQKQNLLSTLKQTKFFQQTTIDWVEAGLQVCRQGFNMLNLLIHRKNLTYLHLDYNFNLKPVKTLTTKERKKSRFGNAFHLMREILRLTKLIVDAQVQYRLGNIDAFQLADGILYAFNHVGQLTGMYRYKYKLMHQIRSCKDLKHLIYYRFNSGAVGKGPGCGFWAPAWRVWLFFMRGIIPLLERWLGNLLSRQFEGRHSKGVAKTVTKQRVESHFDLELRASVMADLMDMMPEGIKQNKVNTVLQHLSEAWRCWKSNIPWKVPGLPAAIENIILRYVKAKADWWISVAHYNRERIRRGATVDKTVAKKNVGRLTRLWLKAEQERQHNHMKDGPYVSSEEAVAIYTTTVHWLESRKFSPIPFPSVSYKHDTKILILALERLRESYSTKGRLNQSQREELALIEQAYDSPGTTLERIKRFLLTQRAFKEVGIDMNDNYSTINPVYDIEPIEKISDAYLDQYLWYQADQRHLFPNWIKPADSEVPPLLVYKWAQGINNLHDVWETKDGECNVMIETQLSKVYEKIELTLLNSLLRLIMDHNLADYITAKNNVSLTYKDMNHVNSYGMIRGLQFSAFVFQYYGLILDLLLLGPQRASEIAGPPQSPNDFLQFKDRETETKHPIRLYSRYIDKIWVCLRFTADESRDLIQRFLTEQPDPNFENVIGYKTKKCWPRDARMRLMRHDVNLGRAVFWDLKNRLPRSITTIEWEDTFASVYSRDNPNLLFSMCGFEVRILPKCRNQNEDFSVKESVWSLVDNTTKERTAHAFLQVTEEDIQKFNNRIRQILMSSGSTTFTKIANKWNTALIALFTYYREAAVSTVDLLDTIVKCETKIQTRVKIGLNSKMPSRFPPAVFYTPKELGGLGMISGSHILIPASDKRLSKQTDTGISHFRAGMTHDEETLIPSIYRYVTSWESEFIDSQRVWTEYSQKRLEANQQNRRLTLEDLEDSWDRGLPRIATLFQKDRSTLSFDKGFRVRSEFKIYQLMRNNPFWWTSQRHDGKLWQLNSYRTDVIQALGGVETILEHTLFKATGFSSWEGLFWEKASGFEESMKFKKLTNAQRSGLSQIPNRRFTLWWSPTINRANVYVGFQVQLDLTGIFLHGKIPTLKISLIQIFRAHLWQKIHESVVMDLCQVFDQELESLGIETCQKETIHPRKSYKMNSSCADIQLFATHKWNVTRPSMLFDTKDTIENTSTSKFWIDVQLRYGDYDSHDIERYVRAKYLDYTTDSMSLYPSATGLLLGIDLAYNLFGGYGQYFPGLKVLIQQAMAKIMKSNPALYVLRERIRKGLQLYASESNQEFLNSQNYSELFSNQTQLFIDDTNVYRVTIHKTFEGNLTTKPINGAIFIFNPRTGQLFLKIIHTSVWAGQKRLGQLAKWKTAEEVAALIRSLPVEEQPKQLIVTRKGLLDPLEVNLLDFPNISIRASELQLPFQAAMKVEKLGDMILRATEPQMVLFNLYDDWLKSISSYTAFSRLVLILRALHVNQDKTKLILRPDKTVITQDHHIWPSFTDEEWIKVETQLRDLILNDYGKKNNVNVSSLTSSEVRDIILGMEISSPSMQRQQAAEIEKQQQEQQQLTAVTTKTQNVHGEEIIVTTTSQFEQQTFASKTEWRTRAIASSNLRTRANNIYVSSTDGSLDDITYVMPNNILKKFIQIADLRVQVAGYLYGSSPADNSQVKEIKCIVLVPQIGGLRNVQLPQNLPVHDTLKSMEPLGVIHTMSGNELPYMSAVDVTEHAKLRDAHPEWQDEGRETLTVTVSFTPGSVSLSAWALTPQGYKWGVDNKDIQSDQPQGFTTTMGEKRKLLLSPRYKGFFLVPDNGKWNYSFMGSAFSGMLKKPVPVKLDTPAPFYSDVHRPLHFQNFAELEDIWVDRTDNFA is encoded by the exons ATGGCGATCCCTCCTCCCCCTCCCGGCTGggggccaccaccaccgccgccgagtgctcctcctcctccgccatcttcagctcttcctcctccgccgTCAGTCCCAGCGCCTCCTCCCCCGGGCTACCGACCGTCCAACGATTCCCACGCTGCAAAGTTCgagcagaagaagaaggaatgGCTTCGCATGCAGAGGAATCGATTTGGCGAGAAGCGCAAGAGCGGCTTCGTCGAGACGCAGAAGGCCGACATGCCTCCGGAGCATCTGCGCAAAATCGTGAAGGACATCGGTGATGTTTCCCAGAAAAAGTACACCAACGACAAGCGCAGCTATCTTGGTGCTTTAAAGTTCATGCCGCATGCCGTAATGAAGCTTTTGGAGAACATGCCGATGCCTTGGGAGTCTGCAAGGGAGGTCAAGGTTCTGTACCATGTCAACGGATGTCTGACGCTGGTCAACGAGATTCCCCGCGTCATCGAGCCTGTTTACCATGCGCAGTGGGCAACAATGTGGTTGGTCATGCGACAGGAGAAGCAGACTCGAATGCTCTTCAAGCGAATGCGATTCCCTCCTTTCGACGACGAAGAGCCGCCGTTGTCGTGGTCTGAAAACATCGAGGGTGTGGAGCCTTTGGAACCTATTCAGCTTGAGCTTGACGAAGAGGAGGACGAAGCCGTGTACGAGTGGTTTTACGACCACCGACCTCTCCTTGACACACCGCATGTCAATGGACCAAGCTATAAGACATGGAACCTGACATTGCAGCAAATGGCGACGCTCTACCGACTGAGCACGCCACTCCTCACAAACACGATCGATCCAAACTACTTTTACCTGTTTGAGCGCAACAGCTTCTTCACAGCCAAGGCTTTGAATGTTGCGCTTCCTGGTGGGCCGCGGTTTGAACCTCTGTACAAAGACATCGACCCTAACGACGAAGACTTTGGCGAGTTCAACGCCATCGACCGTATCATTTTCCGAAATCCAGTCAGGAATGAGTCGAGGGTTGCGTTCCCATACCTCTACAACCATCTGCCGAGGAGTGTGCAGATCTCTTGGTACTCTCACCCCCAGATTGTCTACAAGCAGCCCGAGAACCCTGATCTGCCTGCATTCCACTTTGACATGTCCATCAACCCAATTTCTTCGAGGGCTGTGGCACCAAGGAACATTTCAGTCAGCCACGAGGACGAGATATTTGGCGCCGGGAACAACGAGGAGCCAGAGGATGAAGTATTCGAGCTTCCACCCGCGCTCGAGCCCTTCCTTGACGGCGAGGATCTGTACAATGAGGACACAGCTTCGGCCATCCAGCTGTGGTGGGCACCATTCCCCTTCGACCGACGGTCCGGTCGTATGGTTCGGGCCCAAGATGTACCAATGGTCAAGCAGTGGTATCTTGAGCACTGTCCGCCAAAGCAACCCGTCAAGGTCCGCGTGTCGTACCAGAAACTTTTGAAAACATATGTCCTCAACGAGCTGCACACAAAGAAGCCAAAATCACTACAGAAGCAGAATCTCCTGAGCACACTGAAGCAAACCAAGTTCTTCCAGCAGACAACGATAGATTGGGTTGAAGCAGGTCTTCAGGTGTGCCGACAGGGTTTCAACATGCTCAACCTCCTTATCCACCGCAAGAACTTGACCTATCTGCACCTGGATTACAACTTCAACTTGAAGCCTGTTAAAACGTTGACGACCAAGGAACGGAAGAAGTCACGCTTTGGAAATGCTTTCCATCTCATGCGTGAGATTTTGAGATTAACCAAGCTTATTGTTGATGCCCAAGTTCAGTACCGCCTTGGCAACATCGATGCCTTCCAGTTGGCTGACGGTATCCTGTACGCCTTCAACCATGTTGGTCAGCTGACTGGTATGTACCGGTACAAGTATAAGCTTATGCACCAGATCCGTTCTTGCAAGGATCTCAAGCATTTGATTTACTACCGCTTCAACTCTGGTGCGGTAGGAAAAGGTCCTGGTTGCGGCTTCTGGGCCCCTGCTTGGCGTGTCTGGCTGTTCTTCATGCGCGGTATAATTCCACTACTGGAGCGGTGGCTTGGTAATTTGCTGTCGCGTCAATTCGAGGGTCGTCACAGCAAGGGAGTTGCCAAGACAGTGACGAAGCAGCGTGTCGAATCTCACTTCGACCTGGAGCTGCGAGCCTCCGTTATGGCAGACTTGATGGACATGATGCCCGAGGGAATCAAGCAGAACAAGGTTAACACTGTTCTCCAGCATCTTTCCGAGGCCTGGAGATGTTGGAAGAGTAACATTCCATGGAAGGTCCCCGGGTTGCCTGCGGCTATCGAGAATATTATTCTTCGGTATGTCAAGGCTAAGGCCGACTGGTGGATCTCGGTTGCCCATTACAACCGTGAACGTATTCGACGTGGAGCTACTGTCGACAAGACTGTGGCAAAGAAGAACGTTGGCCGTCTTACCCGTTTGTGGCTCAAGGCTGAGCAGGAGAGACAGCACAACCACATGAAGGACGGCCCGTACGTCTCGTCTGAAGAGGCAGTGGCCATCTACACAACCACGGTCCACTGGCTGGAGTCACGCAAGTTCTCCCCGATCCCTTTCCCGAGCGTTTCTTACAAACACGACACCAAGATCCTCATCCTTGCCCTCGAACGTCTGCGAGAGTCCTACTCTACAAAGGGAAGGCTGAACCAGAGCCAACGTGAGGAGCTGGCCTTGATCGAGCAGGCCTACGACAGTCCAGGAACCACATTGGAAAGGATCAAGCGTTTCTTGCTTACCCAAAGGGCGTTCAAGGAGGTTGGTATCGACATGAACGACAACTACAGTACCATCAACCCGGTGTACGACATTGAGCCAATTGAGAAGATTAGCGACGCCTACCTTGACCAGTACTTGTGGTACCAGGCCGACCAGCGCCACTTGTTCCCTAACTGGATTAAGCCTGCAGACTCTGAGGTCCCGCCTCTCCTTGTTTACAAGTGGGCTCAAGGCATCAACAACTTGCATGATGTCTGGGAAACCAAGGACGGCGAGTGCAACGTCATGATCGAGACGCAGCTCTCCAAGGTCTACGAAAAGATTGAGCTCACTCTTCTCAACTCACTTCTTCGACTAATCATGGACCACAACTTGGCTGACTACATCACGGCCAAGAACAACGTGTCACTTACTTACAAGGACATGAACCACGTCAACAGCTATGGCATGATCCGTGGTCTTCAATTCTCCGCATTTGTCTTCCAGTACTATGGTCTAATTCTGGATCTGCTATTGCTTGGACCTCAGCGAGCAAGTGAGATTGCTGGGCCTCCGCAATCTCCAAACGATTTCCTGCAATTCAAGGATCGGGAAACTGAAACAAAGCACCCGATTCGTCTGTACTCGAGGTACATCGACAAGATTTGGGTGTGTCTAAGGTTCACAGCCGACGAATCCAGGGATCTTATCCAGCGTTTCCTCACCGAGCAACCTGATCCCAATTTCGAAAATGTTATTGGTTACAAGACAAAGAAATGCTGGCCCCGTGATGCAAGGATGAGGCTCATGCGTCACGATGTCAACCTCGGCAGGGCCGTATTTTGGGATCTCAAGAACCGTCTGCCTCGATCGATCACCACCATTGAATGGGAGGACACTTTCGCCAGTGTTTACAGCAGGGACAACCCCAACCTGCTCTTCTCGATGTGTGGTTTTGAGGTGCGCATCCTGCCAAAATGCCGCAACCAGAACGAGGACTTCTCGGTCAAGGAGAGCGTATGGTCACTCGTGGACAACACAACCAAGGAGAGGACGGCACATGCTTTCCTTCAAGTGACCGAGGAGGACATTCAGAAATTCAACAACCGTATTCGCCAAATTCTCATGTCTTCCGGGTCCACTACATTTACAAAGATTGCCAACAAGTGGAACACTGCCTTGATTGCGCTCTTCACATACTACCGTGAAGCTGCTGTGTCGACAGTGGACCTTCTGGACACAATCGTCAAGTGCGAGACCAAGATCCAGACTCGTGTCAAGATTGGATTGAACTCCAAGATGCCGTCCAGATTCCCTCCCGCCGTCTTTTACACCCCCAAGGAGCTGGGTGGTCTCGGCATGATCTCCGGCTCGCATATTCTTATTCCTGCCAGTGACAAGAGGCTCAGCAAGCAAACCGACACTGGAATTTCGCATTTCCGTGCAGGCATGACGCATGACGAAGAAACTCTCATCCCGTCGATCTACCGTTATGTCACCAGCTGGGAGTCTGAGTTCATCGACTCGCAGCGGGTTTGGACCGAGTACTCACAGAAGCGACTTGAGGCCAACCAACAGAACCGCCGACTGACTTTGGAGGATCTTGAGGATTCTTGGGACCGTGGTCTGCCCAGAATCGCAACACTGTTCCAAAAGGACAGGTCGACGCTCAGTTTCGACAAGGGATTCCGAGTCCGGTCCGAGTTCAAGATCTACCAGCTCATGAGGAACAACCCATTCTGGTGGACGAGCCAGCGCCACGACGGCAAGCTATGGCAGCTCAACTCCTACCG AACCGACGTTATCCAAGCTCTTGGTGGTGTCGAAACCATTCTCGAGCACACACTTTTCAAGGCGACAGGCTTCAGTTCGTGGGAAGGATTGTTCTGGGAGAAGGCGAGCGGTTTCGAAG AGTCGATGAAATTCAAGAAGCTTACCAACGCGCAACGGTCCGGTCTAAGTCAAATTCCCAACCGTCGCTTCACGCTGTGGTGGTCACCCACCATCAACCGAGCCAACGTCTACGTCGGTTTCCAGGTCCAGCTTGATCTTACTGGAATCTTCCTCC ACGGTAAAATTCCTACACTCAAAATCTCGCTCATTCAGATCTTCCGAGCACATTTGTGGCAGAAGATTCACGAGTCGGTCGTCATGGACTTGTGTCAAGTTTTCGACCAAGAGCTTGAGTCTTTGGGTATCGAGACTTGCCAAAAGGAGACTATCCACCCCCGAAAGTCGTACAAGATGAACAGCTCTTGTGCTGACATCCAGCTCTTTGCCACGCATAAATGGAACGTGACCCGCCCCTCGATGCTGTTTGACACCAAAGACACCATCGAGAACACTTCCACCTCAAAGTTCTGGATCGA TGTGCAATTGAGATATGGAGACTACGACTCCCACGACATTGAGCGATACGTCAG GGCCAAATATCTCGACTACACTACGGACAGCATGAGTCTCTATCCGTCTGCAACCGGTTTACTGCTCGGCATAGATTTGGCGTACAATTTATTTGGTGGCTACGGACAATATTTCCCTGGTCTCAAGGTCCTGATCCAGCAGGCCATGGCCAAGATCATGAAGTCCAACCCTGCGCTGTACGTCTTGCGCGAGCGTATCCGAAAGGGTCTTCAGCTGTATGCCTCGGAATCGAACCAGGAGTTCTTGAACTCTCAGAACTACTCGGAACTTTTCAGCAACCAGACGCAGCTCTTTATTGATGACACAAACGTCTACCGTGTCACTATCCACAAGACCTTCGAGGGTAACTTGACGACGAAACCCATCAACGGTGCAATCTTCATCTTCAATCCTCGAACTGGACAGCTGTTCCTGAAAATTATTCACACAAGTGTCTGGGCTGGACAGAAGCGTCTTGGCCAGCTGGCCAAGTGGAAGACTGCTGAAGAAGTCGCTGCTTTGATCCGATCATTGCCCGTGGAGGAGCAGCCCAAACAGTTGATTGTTACTCGCAAGGGTCTGCTTGACCCTCTTGAGGTCAACTTGTTGGATTTCCCCAACATCTCTATTCGTGCTTCAGAGCTGCAGTTGCCATTCCAGGCTGCCATGAAGGTGGAAAAGCTCGGCGACATGATTCTTCGAGCTACTGAGCCACAAATGGTGCTCTTTAATCTATACGACGACTGGCTCAAGAGCATTTCGTCTTACACGGCATTTTCGCGTCTGGTCCTTATCCTTAGGGCCCTGCACGTCAACCAAGACAAGACCAAACTCATCCTGAGGCCGGACAAGACTGTGATAACGCAGGACCACCACATCTGGCCATCATTCACGGATGAAGAATGGATCAAGGTGGAGACGCAGCTCCGTGATCTCATCCTGAACGACTacggcaagaagaacaacGTCAACGTGTCGAGTCTGACCAGTTCAGAAGTGCGAGACATTATCTTGGGTATGGAGATCTCTTCGCCGTCCATGCAAAGGCAACAGGCAGCAGAGATCGAGAAGCAGCAACAGGAGCAGCAACAGCTCACTGCGGTTACCACCAAGACCCAAAATGTGCACGGGGAGGAGATTATTGTCACGACAACGTCTCAATTCGAGCAGCAGACCTTTGCCTCCAAGACCGAATGGCGCACCAGGGCCATTGCCTCGTCTAACCTTCGAACCAGGGCAAACAACATCTATGTGTCGTCGACTGATGGCAGCTTGGATGACATTACCTACGTTATGCCTAACAACATCCTGAAGAAGTTCATCCAGATTGCCGACCTGCGTGTCCAAGTTGCCGGCTACCTGTACGGATCTTCGCCAGCCGACAACTCTCAGGTCAAGGAGATCAAGTGTATCGTCCTTGTCCCTCAAATCGGTGGCCTACGCAACGTGCAGCTTCCTCAGAACCTACCGGTGCACGACACCCTGAAGAGCATGGAGCCTCTTGGTGTCATCCACACCATGTCTGGCAACGAGCTACCGTACATGTCTGCCGTGGACGTCACAGAGCACGCCAAGCTCCGCGACGCCCACCCCGAGTGGCAGGATGAAGGTCGCGAGACCTTGACCGTTACCGTCTCCTTCACTCCCGGCAGTGTCTCACTGTCGGCGTGGGCGCTTACACCACAGGGCTACAAGTGGGGTGTGGACAACAAGGACATCCAGAGCGATCAACCGCAAGGATTCACGACGACCATGGGCGAGAAGCGCAAGCTTCTTCTCAGCCCTCGCTACAAGGGCTTCTTCCTGGTGCCGGACAACGGCAAGTGGAACTACAGCTTCATGGGCTCGGCATTTTCGGGTATGCTGAAGAAGCCGGTGCCCGTCAAGCTCGACACCCCGGCACCCTTCTACAGCGACGTCCACCGGCCGCTGCACTTCCAGAACTTTGCGGAGCTTGAGGATATTTGGGTTGACCGGACGGATAATTTTGCCTAG